One window from the genome of Elaeis guineensis isolate ETL-2024a chromosome 5, EG11, whole genome shotgun sequence encodes:
- the LOC105044622 gene encoding LOW QUALITY PROTEIN: uncharacterized protein (The sequence of the model RefSeq protein was modified relative to this genomic sequence to represent the inferred CDS: inserted 5 bases in 4 codons), whose product MPPEPVPWDRKDFVLKERKHERGPGSEALSTGSSFSAPRWREPCHGPRDFPRASPRRPPSGHYRQGGSYHQIYPEESGGHGCTPSRSDRFWLEDESFRPSSGRYGGGGGGRSSSGGSRESRGSFRRFPYWDSVDFSRQQHHDPHMTAQRSVAVPIPPASQPPLKDPNDKTGGDVDDGSGTGHRFDQDHSLGSISWKPLKWSRPGSVSSTKAGRSESEETGLEVLLPPGKESPIRSPVTSPAPSDEGAPRKKPRLGWGQGLAKYEKQKVEGSLDPSGTAAKVAVSDTSPKVVGLAGCPSPATPGSFTCSSSPAGIEEKPCIKAVNGENDTSYFCDSLEEFSTRLGYMEGNPINALNTLLADLLQTEDASSGDSTSLXTTAMNKLLLLKSGISKELEKTACELDLFENELKSMDSDAENDPCRSSFVIPPNSAPEPCIESSDVASKDSNPSKDHEFSSSACTGNTTLYTNSLNEHNTEIKDGDVDNPQAASSRFNDSAFSSMGIYDHDDEKLAGRFEIFEDRFKIPEVQHFILSDVERPALICDHGDGNCVEAGRSSENGNSEASLHGKTDCNLITLIMSTNWDAAKRASQVFHKALPTDPPQFDIWESVKLLSQRKNDLRIKEKLAIHKYLLKFKEQVLALKFRALHHLWKEDLRLLSIRKHRTKSSKRFELSSRASQGGSQKQRCSFRSRFALPAGNLTLVPTTEILEFSSKLLSDSQIKLYRNNLNMPALILDEERKQTKFITHNGLIEDPXLFEKERAMINPWTQEEKEIFMEMLATFGKDFTKISCSLNHKTIADCIEFYYKNHKSESFKEVKKRLDLKKQRQCMPTSSYLVTSGKKWNRGINAASLDMLGVASVVAAYSSGNAKSQQRYAGRSIHGTYNGLKVSCGNYRSLERVSSVEIPGHERETVAADVLAGMCGALSSEGMSSCVTSSIDPVEKMNYMAVERPLTPDVVQNLDEDTCSNEGCGDLDSFDWTDXEKSVFIRALSMYGKDFARISRCVGTRSRGQCKIFFSKARKCLGLDVIHQGISNGGMPLGDANGGRGDTDDACAAEMDSAICSTQSCSKMDADVSQSVAKINIEGCVHAAMAPLQAETDRSSEQGVVGGIILEGEDGKVDKHVSVLPENKLVSGXDNPQSVITLKKNADAALRSNESVQLHEAVECVDAEMKVGGSIVSPVEPVFTACVEVESKSHIDDVVQQKDNDGKYSVDVLKKEVDVPLLMPETGSRNKQQMDADLTNGGKIFSASNSKADVNSLLPGKKVVDCPRSTFSPDYRHQIPLDLLQCLQKKPQGISLKQENPHSAPLNSVLPDPSSVCFEGPHHVASQANLNFEEHENKQHHNPVVRDLYQQYMMRNPSLNQVDKPLQILNGYPLQVINQEVKREADPLIGEKPVLMESHPKKNGVSQSNQFFISEVRGDHCNHSSLSHPRPGVLFPLSEVQPEAQLRHCSQNACSEPEEQMHRTSDVKLFGQIICHPSSSQKSDSSPHECNSKPSAPRINRSSTWKPSDAVKAGMPFASTSGNSGHVGLEELPARSYGFCDGNIVQTGFSSLPESAVMLAKYHGSLAGMSFYSAKDGVPCSNGILAQQSYMQHLASDGKRLESFCELQKRNGIEMVSGFQQQGRVARLGTNMVGGGILSSGGVSDPVAALKMHYAARAKVLSSEMESWRGDIGGR is encoded by the exons ATGCCTCCGGAACCAGTGCCTTGGGATCGCAAGGACTTCGTGTTGAAGGAGAGGAAGCACGAGAGAGGGCCTGGCTCCGAGGCCTTAAGCACCGGTTCCTCGTTCTCGGCACCGCGGTGGAGGGAGCCCTGCCACGGGCCCCGTGATTTTCCCCGCGCTTCCCCTCGTCGGCCTCCATCAG GTCACTACCGGCAGGGAGGTAGTTACCATCAGATTTACCCCGAGGAGTCGGGCGGCCATGGGTGCACCCCTTCCCGGTCAGATAGATTTTGGTTGGAAGATGAGAGCTTTAGGCCTTCTTCCGGAAGatatggcggcggcggcggcggtcgaAGCAGCAGTGGAGGCAGCAGGGAGAGCCGGGGATCTTTCCGGCGGTTCCCTTATTGGGACTCTGTCGACTTCTCACGGCAGCAGCATCACGACCCCCATATGACCGCTCAGAGGTCAGTCGCAGTTCCGATCCCCCCCGCATCTCAACCCCCCTTGAAAGATCCAAATGATAAGACCGGTGGTGATGTGGATGATGGCTCGGGCACAGGCCACAGATTCGATCAGGACCATTCGTTGGGTTCGATCTCGTGGAAACCCCTCAAGTGGAGCCGTCCCGGCAGCGTTTCCTCCACGAAGGCTGGCAGATCTGAGTCGGAGGAGACCGGGCTCGAGGTGTTGCTGCCTCCTGGAAAAGAGAGTCCGATCAGATCTCCGGTGACGTCTCCTGCACCCTCTGATGAGGGTGCTCCTAGGAAGAAGCCGCGTCTTGGGTGGGGCCAGGGGCTAGCGAAGTatgagaagcagaaggtggaagGGTCTCTGGATCCCTCTGGGACTGCTGCCAAGGTGGCTGTCAGTGACACAAGCCCGAAAGTTGTTGGTCTTGCTGGATGCCCTTCTCCCGCAACTCCCGGATCATTCACTTGCAGTTCGTCACCAG CAGGCATAGAGGAGAAGCCTTGCATCAAGGCAGTGAATGGTGAGAATGATACAAGTTATTTCTGTGATTCACTTGAGGAATTCTCTACTAGGTTGGGTTACATGGAGGGCAATCCTATTAATGCCCTAAATACTCTGCTTGCTGATTTATTGCAAACTGAGGATGCCAGTTCGGGGGATTCCACTTCTCT GACAACTGCTATGAATAAGTTGCTGCTGTTAAAATCAGGTATTTCTAAGGAATTGGAAAAAACTGCATGTGAACTCGATTTGTTCGAAAACGAACTCAAGTCCATGGATAGTGATGCTGAAAATGATCCTTGTCGAAGTTCTTTTGTAATTCCTCCTAATAGTGCACCAGAACCTTGCATAGAGTCATCTGATGTTGCATCAAAAGATTCTAATCCTTCCAAGGATCACGAGTTCTCTTCTTCTGCATGTACAGGGAATACTACCCTATATACCAATtccttaaatgagcataatacTGAAATTAAAGATGGGGATGTGGATAACCCACAAGCAGCTTCTTCTAGATTTAATGATTCAGCATTCTCCAGTATGGGAATTTATGATCACGATGATGAAAAATTGGCTGGACGCTTTGAGATTTTTGAGGACAGGTTCAAGATCCCAGAAGTCCAACATTTTATATTGTCTGATGTGGAAAGACCTGCACTTATATGTGATCATGGAGATGGGAATTGTGTAGAGGCAGGAAGAAGTAGTGAGAATGGTAACTCTGAAGCAAGTTTACATGGCAAGACAGACTGTAATTTAATAACTTTAATTATGTCTACTAATTGGGATGCTGCAAAAAGAGCTTCACAAGTGTTTCATAAGGCATTGCCGACTGATCCACCTCAGTTTGATATTTGGGAATCGGTTAAACTTTTGTCACAGAGGAAAAATGATCTCAGAATCAAAGAAAAGCTTGCTATTCACAAGTACTTGCTGAAATTCAAAGAGCAAGTTCTTGCTCTTAAGTTCAGGGCACTCCACCATTTGTGGAAGGAGGATCTACGATTGCTTTCGATACGAAAGCATCGTACAAAGTCAAGCAAGCGTTTTGAATTAAGTAGCCGAGCATCACAAGGTGGTTCTCAAAAGCAACGTTGTTCTTTCCGGTCAAGGTTTGCACTGCCTG CAGGTAATTTAACTCTAGTTCCTACCACAGAAATATTAGAGTTTTCAAGCAAGCTGCTGTCGGATTCCCAAATCAAGCTTTACAGGAATAATTTGAACATGCCAGCCCTAATTTTGGATGAGGAGAGGAAGCAGACAAAGTTTATCACACATAATGGACTGATAGAAGATC GTCTCTTTGAGAAGGAACGAGCAATGATAAACCCATGGACACAAGAAGAAAAGGAAATCTTCATGGAGATGCTTGCCACATTTGGTAAAGATTTTACAAAGATTTCTTGTTCTCTTAACCACAAAACAATAGCAGACTGCATTGAGTTTTATTACAAGAACCATAAGTCTGAAAGTTTCAAAGAAGTAAAGAAACGGTTGGATCTTAAAAAGCAGCGACAGTGCATGCCTACCAGCAGTTATCTTGTAACATCAGGAAAGAAGTGGAATCGTGGGATAAATGCTGCTTCACTAGATATGCTGGGGGTAGCATCGGTGGTAGCAGCATACAGCAGTGGTAATGCAAAGAGCCAACAAAGGTATGCTGGAAGATCTATTCATGGAACCTATAATGGCCTGAAAGTGTCTTGTGGGAATTATAGGTCATTGGAAAGGGTAAGCAGTGTTGAAATACCAGGGCATGAGAGAGAAACTGTAGCTGCTGATGTTTTAGCGGGCATGTGTGGCGCTCTATCCTCTGAAGGAATGAGCTCTTGTGTTACTAGTTCTATTGACCCTGTTGAGAAGATGAACTACATGGCGGTGGAGCGACCCTTGACACCAGATGTTGTACAGAATTTAGATGAGGACACTTGTTCAAATGAAGGCTGTGGCGACTTGGACTCGTTTGATTGGACTG GGGAGAAGTCTGTGTTTATCCGAGCTTTGAGCATGTATGGCAAAGATTTTGCAAGGATCTCACGGTGTGTAGGGACAAGATCAAGGGGACAATGCAAGATCTTCTTTAGTAAAGCTAGAAAATGCCTTGGCCTAGATGTGATCCATCAAGGAATTAGCAATGGGGGAATGCCATTGGGTGATGCAAATGGAGGAAGAGGTGATACTGATGATGCTTGTGCTGCTGAGATGGATTCAGCAATTTGCAGTACTCAGTCTTGTTCCAAAATGGATGCAGATGTGTCCCAGTCTGTGGCCAAGATTAACATTGAAGGGTGTGTTCATGCCGCAATGGCTCCCCTGCAGGCTGAAACTGATAGATCAAGTGAGCAGGGTGTTGTGGGAGGAATAATTCTGGAGGGAGAGGATGGGAAGGTTGATAAGCATGTGTCTGTTCTTCCTGAGAATAAGCTGGTAAGTG GGGACAATCCTCAGTCTGTTATAACTTTGAAGAAAAATGCTGACGCTGCATTAAGATCTAATGAATCTGTACAGCTTCATGAAGCTGTAGAGTGTGTTGATGCAGAAATGAAGGTTGGGGGAAGTATTGTCTCTCCAGTTGAACCTGTCTTTACAGCATGTGTGGAAGTTGAGTCCAAATCTCACATTGATGATGTGGTCCAGCAAAAAGATAATGATGGAAAATATTCTGTTGATGTGTTGAAAAAGGAAGTAGATGTGCCTTTACTAATGCCTGAGACTGGGTCACGTAATAAACAGCAGATGGATGCAGACTTAACCAACGGTGGCAAAATTTTCTCTGCAAGCAATTCTAAGGCAGATGTAAATTCTTTGCTTCCAGGAAAGAAAGTTGTTGATTGTCCCAGGTCCACATTTTCCCCTGACTACCGGCATCAGATACCGCTGGATCTGCTTCAGTGTCTACAGAAGAAACCTCAGGGCATCTCCTTGAAGCAGGAGAATCCCCATTCTGCACCGTTGAACTCAGTGTTGCCTGATCCATCTTCTGTTTGTTTTGAGGGCCCCCATCATGTTGCCTCCCAGGCTAATTTGAATTTTGAGGAGCATGAGAACAAGCAGCATCATAATCCAGTAGTCAGAGATCTTTACCAGCAGTATATGATGAGAAATCCATCACTGAATCAAGTTGACAAGCCGTTGCAAATTCTCAATGGTTATCCGTTGCAGGTAATAAATCAGGAGGTGAAGAGAGAAGCAGATCCTCTAATCGGTGAAAAACCAGTTTTAATGGAAAGCCATCCCAAGAAAAATGGGGTTTCCCAATCAAATCAGTTCTTTATTTCAGAGGTGCGTGGCGACCATTGCAACCATTCCAGCCTTTCACATCCGAGGCCAGGGGTACTGTTTCCCCTGAGTGAGGTCCAACCAGAAGCTCAGTTAAGACATTGCTCTCAGAATGCTTGCTCTGAGCCTGAGGAGCAGATGCACCGAACTAGTGATGTCAAACTTTTTGGGCAAATTATCTGTCATCCATCATCCTCACAAAAATCAGATTCTTCCCCGCATGAATGCAATAGCAAGCCCTCCGCACCGAGAATTAATAGGTCTTCAACTTGGAAGCCATCTGATGCTGTAAAAGCTGGCATGCCTTTTGCGTCCACATCTGGAAATAGTGGCCATGTGGGGCTGGAGGAGTTGCCTGCAAGAAGTTATGGCTTCTGCGATGGGAATATAGTACAGACTGGATTCTCATCCTTGCCAGAATCTGCTGTCATGCTGGCGAAGTATCATGGATCACTGGCTGGAATGTCATTTTACTCTGCTAAAGATGGTGTTCCTTGCAGCAACGGGATTTTAGCTCAGCAGTCTTACATGCAGCACTTGGCATCAGATGGAAAGCGGCTTGAGAGCTTCTGTGAGCTGCAGAAGAGGAACGGGATTGAAATGGTTTCAGGGTTCCAGCAGCAAGGGAGGGTTGCAAGGTTAGGAACAAACATGGTGGGGGGAGGCATACTTAGCAGTGGAGGGGTGTCAGACCCTGTGGCGGCCTTAAAAATGCATTATGCTGCAAGGGCCAAGGTCCTTAGCAGTGAAATGGAGTCATGGAGGGGGGATATAGGAGGGAGATAG
- the LOC105044621 gene encoding uncharacterized protein, which translates to MARGSSQSQASSNAGGARPVTVGPRGSAAAAAGMRRRRLGSGGASAGGFSGGGSNMLRFYTDEAPGLKMTPTVVLVMSLCFIGFVTALHVFGKLYRYRSAATGGS; encoded by the coding sequence ATGGCGAGGGGCAGTTCGCAGTCGCAGGCGTCGTCGAACGCGGGGGGCGCGCGGCCGGTCACTGTGGGGCCGCGGGGGTCGGCGGCGGCCGCTGCGGGGATGCGGCGGAGACGGCTCGGCAGCGGCGGGGCTTCTGCTGGTGGGTTCTCTGGCGGCGGGAGCAATATGCTGAGGTTCTACACTGATGAAGCCCCGGGTCTCAAGATGACGCCCACCGTGGTCCTGGTGATGAGCCTCTGCTTCATCGGCTTCGTCACCGCTCTCCACGTCTTCGGCAAGCTCTACCGCTACCGATCCGCTGCCACAGGCGGTTCTTGA